The candidate division WOR-3 bacterium DNA segment TGGTGTTCAGAATAGGTAGTGAACATATCGGTGTTGATATCAAAAATGTTCGTGAAGTGAATGAAGCGGGTGATCTTGTGTTTGTACCCCATTCTCCGGAATTTCTGCTGGGATTGGTGAATATGCGGGGAAATGTGATTCCTGTTGTTTCACTTAAGAAACGTTTGGGTATCAGCGGAGAGGAAGAGGGCAATTTTTTACTTATTGTCGAAGATAAGGGAAGAATTGCTGGTTTAAAAGTAGATGAGTTGTTCGGGACCAAAAAGATAGATAAAGGCAATATTAACAGGAATTCTAAACTTATTTCAACAAAGAGAGAGAAGGATTTCTTTCTCGGTGTGTATGAGAATGCAGAGAAGCCGATACTTCTGTTAAATTTAGAAAGGACGTTATCAAAGGAGGATAAATGAGGATTTTGATAGTAGACGACGCTATGTTCATGCGTCGTATGCTCAGTGACATCCTGGGAAAAGGTGGTCATACAGTCTGTGGTGAGGCAGCGACCGGTAAAGAGGCAGTGGAGCGTTACAAAGAATTAAAACCGGATCTTGTCACGATGGATATCATTATGCCGGATATGAGTGGTATTGAGGCGGTCAAGGAAATAAAAAAGATCGATCCGGAAGCGAAGAT contains these protein-coding regions:
- a CDS encoding response regulator — translated: MRILIVDDAMFMRRMLSDILGKGGHTVCGEAATGKEAVERYKELKPDLVTMDIIMPDMSGIEAVKEIKKIDPEAKILMVSAMGQQALVLEAVQAGAIDYVVKPFQPSRVLESIDRIAEK